One window from the genome of Pseudoliparis swirei isolate HS2019 ecotype Mariana Trench chromosome 24, NWPU_hadal_v1, whole genome shotgun sequence encodes:
- the LOC130190583 gene encoding sodium/calcium exchanger 1-like isoform X2, giving the protein MIRSGTSSLFSTYRLLFLSAIVSTELPLPASGGSVLAFASNDSRSNHSRCGEGSVCVEGVILPLWRPENPALTDRIARATVYFVGLAYMFLGVSIIADHFMASIEVITSQERQITIKKPNGEKVTTTVRVWNETVSNLTLMALGSSAPEILLSVVEVCGHNFNAGELGPNTIVGSAAFNMFVILGLCVSVIPEGETRKVKHLRVFFVTATWSIFAYIWLYLILAVFSPGVVEIWEGLVTLFFFPICVGFAYVADRRLLFYKYMHKRYRVGKQKGVIIGTEGEPQLPSKVDIEMDGRMLDSDGEDAGFDFKELDEEEARREVARILKELKQKHPEKDMEQLLELANYQVLTQQQKSRAFYRCQATRIMTGAGNILKKHAAAKRATHHAICSQVSVNDFSSKVFFDPVTYQCLENSGAVALNVVRRGGDLTSTVSVDYRTEDGTANAGSDYQFTEGSVVFGPGETEKELRIDIIDDDIFEEDEHFLVHLSNVKVLSAGSDQENHKDALAGLGLLCSATVTIFDDDHAGIFTFKEPAVTVSESVGVMEVKVIRTSGARGVVVLPYKTKEGTAKGGGEDFEDTHGVLEFENDEFVKSITVRVIDHDEYDKQASFYIELQEPCWNPRRWTGVRSHL; this is encoded by the coding sequence ATGATCCGATCCGGGACCTCGTCTCTGTTCTCCACCTATCGGCTGCTTTTCCTGTCGGCCATCGTCTCAACTGAACTTCCGCTCCCTGCGTCCGGAGGCTCTGTTCTGGCCTTCGCGTCCAACGACTCGCGGAGCAACCACAGCCGGTGCGGAGAGGGCAGCGTCTGCGTTGAAGGCGTCATCCTGCCGCTGTGGAGGCCGGAGAACCCGGCCTTGACCGACCGCATCGCCAGGGCCACTGTCTACTTTGTGGGGTTGGCCTACATGTTCCTGGGTGTCTCCATCATCGCCGACCACTTCATGGCGTCCATCGAGGTCATCACCTCCCAGGAGAGACAGATCACCATCAAGAAACCCAACGGGGAGAAGGTCACCACGACGGTGCGCGTCTGGAACGAGACGGTGTCCAACCTGACCCTGATGGCGCTGGGTTCCTCCGCCCCAGAGATCCTCCTGTCAGTCGTGGAGGTTTGTGGTCACAACTTCAACGCCGGCGAGCTGGGCCCCAACACCATCGTAGGAAGTGCCGCCTTCAACATGTTCGTCATCCTCGGCCTTTGTGTGTCCGTCATCCCTGAAGGAGAGACCAGAAAGGTGAAGCACCTCAGGGTGTTCTTCGTCACCGCCACCTGGAGCATCTTCGCATACATCTGGCTTTACCTGATCCTGGCCGTGTTCTCCCCGGGTGTTGTCGAGATATGGGAGGGTCTGgtcaccctcttcttcttccccattTGTGTTGGATTCGCTTACGTAGCCGACCGCAGACTCCTTTTCTACAAATACATGCACAAACGATACCGAGTAGGGAAGCAGAAAGGAGTGATCATCGGAACCGAGGGAGAACCACAGCTCCCCTCAAAGGTCGACATCGAAATGGATGGGAGGATGCTCGACTCCGACGGAGAGGACGCGGGGTTTGACTTCAAGGagctggacgaggaggaggccCGCAGAGAGGTGGCCCGGATCCTGAAGGAGCTGAAACAGAAGCATCCAGAGAAGGACAtggagcagctgctggagcTCGCCAATTACCAAGTTCTAACCCAGCAGCAGAAGAGTCGAGCTTTCTACCGCTGCCAGGCCACCAGGATCATGACGGGAGCGGGAAACATCCTGAAGAAGCACGCCGCCGCCAAGAGAGCCACGCACCACGCGATCTGCTCCCAGGTTTCGGTGAACGACTTTTCCTCCAAGGTGTTCTTCGACCCGGTTACCTACCAGTGTCTGGAGAACAGCGGCGCCGTAGCGCTGAACGTGGTGCGGCGCGGTGGAGACCTCACGAGCACCGTCTCAGTGGACTACCGGACTGAAGACGGCACCGCAAACGCCGGCTCAGATTACCAGTTCACTGAAGGAAGTGTGGTGTTTGGACCAGGCGAGACCGAAAAGGAACTCCGCATCGATATCATTGACGACGACATCTTTGAGGAAGATGAGCATTTCCTGGTCCACCTCAGCAACGTGAAGGTCCTGTCGGCCGGCTCGGACCAGGAGAACCACAAGGACGCCCTCGCGGGGTTGGGTCTGCTGTGCTCGGCCACCGTCACCATCTTTGATGACGACCACGCGGGAATCTTTACGTTCAAAGAGCCGGCGGTGACCGTGAGCGAGAGCGTCggggtgatggaggtgaaggtgatCCGGACCTCGGGAGCTCGCGGCGTCGTGGTGCTGCCATACAAAACCAAGGAGGGGACGGCTAAAGGGGGCGGCGAGGACTTCGAGGACACGCACGGAGTCCTGGAGTTCGAGAACGATGAGTTTGT
- the LOC130190432 gene encoding protein GPR108-like, with product MVPMVPVRTVVAACFLLLLPGCRARIHKLTLQNETRFVVDLNNFGFYANGTLDVNVSLRLPEQLNYSAYPVGFTLSRSRVNGVLSYTAEETETCPLTVAKFTSSEPLILFLIDVSTLSVSVRAMGDQDNLLIARPKAEAPKGLRKTRDVPPPVTVAPPRKPSTSGGNGAQEPDHQEPDQQVTQKDQNAATQSPEHKSDPAGDALKVEENEFQLEKLKQVTLALDKVNGSYNFSFHLVVGVLAEGLYSLKFHYCHNRVPGIKIPYSLAVEVTEKNPGGYLSAAEIPLSRLYIGMAGVFFTAAVVWVYALMKHRFSVFKIHWLMAALAFTKSTSLVFHSINYHFINTEGHPIEGWAVMYYITHLLKGALLFITLALIGTGWAFVKYILSDKEKKIFMIVIPLQVLANVAFIIIESTEEGSSEYYLWKEILFLVDLICCGAILFPVVWSIRHLQEASSTDGKAAMNLEKLKLFRHYYVMIVCYIYFTRIIAILLKVTMPFQWQWCYEFLVEVSTLVFFVLTGYKFRPASNNPYLQLPLDEEDVEMDEVMTESGVLEGISKVKKTSNGRERQKESTL from the exons ATGGTTCCGATGGTTCCGGTTCGGACCGTCGTGGCTGCGTGTTTCCTGCTACTGCTGCCCGGGTGCAGAGCGAGGATCCACAAGCTCACCCTGCAG aATGAAACTCGGTTTGTCGTCGACCTCAACAACTTTGGTTTCTATGCCAACGGAACGCTGGACGTCAACGTGTCCCTGCGCCTCCCGGAGCAGCTGAACTACAGCGCCTACCCG GTGGGCTTCACCCTCTCTCGCTCCCGGGTGAACGGCGTCCTCTCCTACACG GCCGAGGAGACGGAGACGTGCCCGCTCACCGTCGCCAAGTTCACCAGCAGCGAGCCGCTCATCCTGTTCCTCATCGACGTCTCCacgctcag TGTCAGTGTGAGAGCCATGGGCGACCAGGACAACCTCCTGATAGCCAGGCCCAAGGCCGAAGCGCCGAAAG GTCTGAGGAAGACCAGGGATGTTCCTCCTCCTGTGACAGTAGCCCCACCACGTAAACCATCAACCAGCGGGGGGAACGGAGCTcaggaaccagaccaccaggaACCAGACCAGCAGGTGACCCAGAAGGACCAGAATGCTGCGACCCAGAGTCCAGAACACAAGTCCGACCCGGCAGGAGATGctctgaaggtggaggagaacgaGTTCCAG CTGGAGAAGCTCAAGCAGGTGACCTTAGCGCTGGACAAAGTCAACGGCTCCTACAACTTCAGC TTCCACTTGGTGGTCGGCGTGCTGGCGGAGGGTCTGTACAGCCTGAAGTTCCACTACTGTCACAACCGGGTTCCTGGGATCAAGATCCCCTACTCGCTGGCC gtggaggtgacggaGAAGAACCCGGGCGGCTACCTGTCGGCTGCAGAGATCCCTCTGTCCCGCCTCTACATCGGGATGGCCGGAGTCTTCTTCACCGCCGCCGTGGTCTGGGTCTACGCGCTCATGAAGCACAG GTTCAGTGTGTTTAAGATCCACTGGCTCATGGCGGCTCTGGCCTTCACCAAGTCCACGTCGCTGGTCTTCCACAGT atCAACTACCACTTCATCAACACTGAGGGCCACCCCATAGAAGGCTGGGCCGTGATGTACTACATCACTCACCT cctgaagggggcgctgctCTTCATCACGCTGGCTCTGATCGGCACCGGCTGGGCCTTCGTCAAGTACATCCTGTCtgacaaggagaagaagatctTCATGATCGTCATCCCGCTGCAG GTGCTGGCAAACGTGGCCTTCATCATCATCGAGTCCACGGAGGAAGGCTCCAGTGAGTACTACCTGTGGAAGGAGATCCTCTTCCTGGTGGACCTCATCTGCTGCGGAGCCATCCTGTTCCCTGTGGTCTG gtcCATCCGTCATCTTCAGGAAGCTTCCAGCACCGACGGCAAAG cgGCCATGAATCTGGAGAAGCTCAAACTCTTCCGCCATTATTACGTGATG atcgTGTGCTACATCTACTTCACGAGGATCATCGCCATCCTGCTGAAGGTCACGATGCCCTTCCAGTGGCAGTGGTGCTACGAG TTCCTGGTGGAGGTTTCCACTCTGGTCTTCTTCGTGTTGACGGGCTACAAGTTCCGCCCGGCGTCCAACAACCCGTACCTCCAGCTGCCCCTAGACGAGGAGGACGTGGAGATGGACGAGGT gATGACTGAGTCCGGCGTTCTGGAGGGCATCTCCAAAGTGAAGAAGACGAGTAACGGCCGTGAGCGTCAGAAGGAGTCCACCTTGTGA
- the LOC130190583 gene encoding sodium/calcium exchanger 1-like isoform X1 yields the protein MIRSGTSSLFSTYRLLFLSAIVSTELPLPASGGSVLAFASNDSRSNHSRCGEGSVCVEGVILPLWRPENPALTDRIARATVYFVGLAYMFLGVSIIADHFMASIEVITSQERQITIKKPNGEKVTTTVRVWNETVSNLTLMALGSSAPEILLSVVEVCGHNFNAGELGPNTIVGSAAFNMFVILGLCVSVIPEGETRKVKHLRVFFVTATWSIFAYIWLYLILAVFSPGVVEIWEGLVTLFFFPICVGFAYVADRRLLFYKYMHKRYRVGKQKGVIIGTEGEPQLPSKVDIEMDGRMLDSDGEDAGFDFKELDEEEARREVARILKELKQKHPEKDMEQLLELANYQVLTQQQKSRAFYRCQATRIMTGAGNILKKHAAAKRATHHAICSQVSVNDFSSKVFFDPVTYQCLENSGAVALNVVRRGGDLTSTVSVDYRTEDGTANAGSDYQFTEGSVVFGPGETEKELRIDIIDDDIFEEDEHFLVHLSNVKVLSAGSDQENHKDALAGLGLLCSATVTIFDDDHAGIFTFKEPAVTVSESVGVMEVKVIRTSGARGVVVLPYKTKEGTAKGGGEDFEDTHGVLEFENDEFVKTIQINIIDDEEYEKNKNFFLEMGAPQLLEMSERQGGGVAFPCRSPSHITNDL from the coding sequence ATGATCCGATCCGGGACCTCGTCTCTGTTCTCCACCTATCGGCTGCTTTTCCTGTCGGCCATCGTCTCAACTGAACTTCCGCTCCCTGCGTCCGGAGGCTCTGTTCTGGCCTTCGCGTCCAACGACTCGCGGAGCAACCACAGCCGGTGCGGAGAGGGCAGCGTCTGCGTTGAAGGCGTCATCCTGCCGCTGTGGAGGCCGGAGAACCCGGCCTTGACCGACCGCATCGCCAGGGCCACTGTCTACTTTGTGGGGTTGGCCTACATGTTCCTGGGTGTCTCCATCATCGCCGACCACTTCATGGCGTCCATCGAGGTCATCACCTCCCAGGAGAGACAGATCACCATCAAGAAACCCAACGGGGAGAAGGTCACCACGACGGTGCGCGTCTGGAACGAGACGGTGTCCAACCTGACCCTGATGGCGCTGGGTTCCTCCGCCCCAGAGATCCTCCTGTCAGTCGTGGAGGTTTGTGGTCACAACTTCAACGCCGGCGAGCTGGGCCCCAACACCATCGTAGGAAGTGCCGCCTTCAACATGTTCGTCATCCTCGGCCTTTGTGTGTCCGTCATCCCTGAAGGAGAGACCAGAAAGGTGAAGCACCTCAGGGTGTTCTTCGTCACCGCCACCTGGAGCATCTTCGCATACATCTGGCTTTACCTGATCCTGGCCGTGTTCTCCCCGGGTGTTGTCGAGATATGGGAGGGTCTGgtcaccctcttcttcttccccattTGTGTTGGATTCGCTTACGTAGCCGACCGCAGACTCCTTTTCTACAAATACATGCACAAACGATACCGAGTAGGGAAGCAGAAAGGAGTGATCATCGGAACCGAGGGAGAACCACAGCTCCCCTCAAAGGTCGACATCGAAATGGATGGGAGGATGCTCGACTCCGACGGAGAGGACGCGGGGTTTGACTTCAAGGagctggacgaggaggaggccCGCAGAGAGGTGGCCCGGATCCTGAAGGAGCTGAAACAGAAGCATCCAGAGAAGGACAtggagcagctgctggagcTCGCCAATTACCAAGTTCTAACCCAGCAGCAGAAGAGTCGAGCTTTCTACCGCTGCCAGGCCACCAGGATCATGACGGGAGCGGGAAACATCCTGAAGAAGCACGCCGCCGCCAAGAGAGCCACGCACCACGCGATCTGCTCCCAGGTTTCGGTGAACGACTTTTCCTCCAAGGTGTTCTTCGACCCGGTTACCTACCAGTGTCTGGAGAACAGCGGCGCCGTAGCGCTGAACGTGGTGCGGCGCGGTGGAGACCTCACGAGCACCGTCTCAGTGGACTACCGGACTGAAGACGGCACCGCAAACGCCGGCTCAGATTACCAGTTCACTGAAGGAAGTGTGGTGTTTGGACCAGGCGAGACCGAAAAGGAACTCCGCATCGATATCATTGACGACGACATCTTTGAGGAAGATGAGCATTTCCTGGTCCACCTCAGCAACGTGAAGGTCCTGTCGGCCGGCTCGGACCAGGAGAACCACAAGGACGCCCTCGCGGGGTTGGGTCTGCTGTGCTCGGCCACCGTCACCATCTTTGATGACGACCACGCGGGAATCTTTACGTTCAAAGAGCCGGCGGTGACCGTGAGCGAGAGCGTCggggtgatggaggtgaaggtgatCCGGACCTCGGGAGCTCGCGGCGTCGTGGTGCTGCCATACAAAACCAAGGAGGGGACGGCTAAAGGGGGCGGCGAGGACTTCGAGGACACGCACGGAGTCCTGGAGTTCGAGAACGATGAGTTTGT